A window of Bos taurus isolate L1 Dominette 01449 registration number 42190680 breed Hereford chromosome 19, ARS-UCD2.0, whole genome shotgun sequence contains these coding sequences:
- the FKBP10 gene encoding peptidyl-prolyl cis-trans isomerase FKBP10 precursor, with protein MLRAGPPSHTLLRLPLLQLLLLLLVQAVGRGLGRASPAGGPLEDVVIERYHIPRVCPREVQMGDFVRYHYNGTFEDGKKFDSSYDRHTLVAIVVGVGRLITGMDRGLMGMCVNERRRLIVPPHLGYGSIGVAGLIPPDATLYFDVVLLDVWNKEDTVQVSTLLRPPHCPRMVQDSDFVRYHYNGTLLDGTAFDTSYSKGGTYDTYVGSGWLIKGMDQGLLGMCPGERRKIVIPPFLAYGEKGYGTVIPSQASLVFHVLLIDVHNPKDTVQLETLELPPGCVRRAVAGDFMRYHYNGSLMDGTLFDSSYSRNHTYNTYVGQGYIIPGMDQGLQGSCMGERRRITIPPHLAYGENGTGDKIPGSAVLIFDVHVIDFHNPADPVEIKTLSRPLETCNETAKLGDFVHYHYNCSLLDGTRLFSSHDYGAPQEATLGAHKVIEGLDTGLQGMCVGERRQLVVPPHLAHGESGARGVPGSAVLLFEVELVSREDGLPTGYLFVWHEDPPAHLFEHMDLNKDGEVPVEEFSTFIKAQVSEGKGRLLPGQDPEKTIGDMFQNQDRNQDGKITAEELKLKSDEDQDRVHEEL; from the exons ATGCTCCGCGCGGGCCCCCCCAGCCACACCCTCCTCCGGCTCCCCCTgctgcagttgctgctgctgctgctggtgcaggccgtggggagggggctgggccgCGCCAGCCCGGCCGGCGGCCCCCTGGAAGATGTGGTCATCGAGAGGTACCACATCCCCAGGGTCTGTCCCCGGGAAGTGCAGATGGGGGATTTTGTGCGCTACCATTACAACGGTACTTTCGAGGACGGCAAGAAATTTGACTCGAG ctaTGACCGCCACACCTTGGTGGCCATCGTGGTAGGCGTGGGGCGCCTCATCACTGGCATGGACCGAGGCCTCATGGGCATGTGTGTCAATGAACGACGACGCCTCATTGTGCCTCCGCACCTAGGCTATGGCAGCATCGGCGTGG CGGGGCTCATCCCCCCCGATGCCACCCTCTACTTTGACGTGGTCCTGCTGGATGTATGGAACAAGGAGGACACCGTGCAGGTGAGCACCTTGCTGCGCCCACCCCACTGCCCTCGGATGGTCCAGGACAGTGACTTTGTGCGCTACCACTACAACGGCACGCTGCTGGATGGCACTGCCTTCGACACCAG CTACAGTAAGGGTGGGACTTATGACACCTACGTGGGCTCTGGCTGGCTGATCAAGGGCATGGACCAGGGTCTGCTGGGCATGTGTcctggagagagaaggaagatcgTCATCCCTCCATTCCTGGCCTATGGCGAGAAAGGCTATG ggactgTGATCCCCTCACAGGCCTCGCTGGTCTTCCACGTCCTACTGATTGACGTCCACAACCCAAAGGACACCGTCCAGCTGGAGACACTTGAGCTGCCGCCTGGCTGCGTCCGGAGAGCCGTGGCTGGGGACTTCATGCGTTACCACTACAACGGGTCCCTAATGGATGGCACTCTCTTTGACTCCAG CTACTCCCGGAACCACACCTACAATACCTATGTGGGGCAGGGCTACATCATCCCTGGGATGGACCAAGGCCTTCAAGGCTCGTGCATGGGGGAGCGCCGGAGGATCACCATCCCCCCCCACCTTGCCTACGGGGAGAACGGGACTG GAGACAAGATCCCTGGCTCTGCTGTGCTGATCTTTGACGTCCACGTGATCGACTTCCACAATCCTGCGGATCCAGTGGAAATCAAGACACTGTCTCGGCCCCTGGAGACCTGCAACGAGACGGCCAAGCTCGGGGACTTTGTTCACTACCACTACAACTGCTCTCTGCTGGATGGCACCAGGCTCTTCTCCTC CCATGACTACGGGGCCCCTCAGGAGGCGACTCTGGGGGCCCACAAAGTGATCGAAGGCCTGGACACGGGCCTGCAAGGCATGTGCGTGGGAGAGAGGCGGCAGCTCGTGGTCCCCCCGCACCTGGCACACGGAGAGAGCGGAG CCCGGGGGGTCCCTGGCAGTGCTGTGCTGCTGTTTGAGGTGGAGCTAGTGTCTCGGGAGGATGGGCTGCCCACGGGCTACCTGTTTGTGTGGCACGAAGACCCTCCTGCCCACCTGTTTGAACACATGGACCTTAACAAGGATGGCGAGGTCCCCGTGGAGGAG TTCTCCACCTTCATCAAGGCTCAAGTCAGTGAGGGCAAAGGCCGCCTCCTGCCTGGCCAggatcctgagaaaaccataggaGACATGTTCCAGAATCAGGATCGCAACCAGGATGGCAAGATCACCGCCGAGGAGCTCAAGCTGAAGTCAGATGAAGACCAGGACCGGGTCCATGAGGAACTCTGA
- the NT5C3B gene encoding 7-methylguanosine phosphate-specific 5'-nucleotidase isoform X1, whose amino-acid sequence MAEEVSTLMKATVLMRQPGRVQEIVGALRKGGEDRLQVISDFDMTLSRFAYNGIRCPSSYNILDNSKIISEECRKELKALFHHYYPIEIDPHRTIKEKLPHMVEWWTKAHDLLCQQKIQKFQIAQVVRESNAMLRDGYKTFFNTLSQNNIPLFIFSAGIGDVLEEMIRQRKVFHPNIHIMSNYMEFDEDGFLNGFKGQLIHTYNKNSSVFENSNYFQQLQGKTNILLLGDSMGDLTMADGVPGVENILKIGFLNDKVEERRERYMDSYDIVLERDETLDVVNGLLQHILQQGDWTEMQGS is encoded by the exons ATGGCGGAGGAGGTGAG CACCCTGATGAAGGCCACGGTCCTGATGCGGCAGCCCGGACGGGTGCAGGAGATCGTGGGCGCCCTCCGCAAGGGCGGGGAAGACCGCTTACAG GTCATTTCTGATTTTGACATGACCTTGAGCAGGTTTGCATATAATGGAATACGATGCCCTTCTTCTTACA ACATTCTGGATAACAGCAAGATCATCAGTGAGGAGTGCCGGAAAGAG CTCAAAGCGCTTTTTCACCATTATTACCCAATTGAGATTGACCCACACCGGACCATCAAAGAGAAGTTACCTCACATGGTAGAATG GTGGACCAAAGCACATGACCTCCTGTGTCAACAGAAGATTCAGAAGTTTCAGATAGCCCAGGTGGTAAGAGAGTCCAATGCAATGCTCAG GGATGGATACAAGACATTCTTCAACACCCTTTCACAGAACAACATTccccttttcatcttttctgcGGGCATTGGGGATGTCCTGGAAGAAATGATCCGGCAGAGGAAGGTGTTCCACCCCAACATCCACATCATGTCTAACTACATGGAGTTTGATGAAGAT GGCTTCCTAAACGGATTCAAGGGCCAGCTCATCCATACCTACAACAAGAACAGCTCTGTGTTCGAGAACTCCAATTACTTCCAGCAGCTTCAGGGCAAAACCAACATCCTCCTGCTGGGAGACTCCATGGGGGACCTCACAATGGCTGATGGGGTTCCTGGCGTGGAGAACATTCTCAAGATTGGCTTCCTAAATGACAAG GTGGAGGAGCGGCGGGAGCGCTACATGGACTCATATGACATCGTGCTGGAGAGGGACGAGACGCTGGATGTGGTCAATGGGCTGCTGCAGCACATCCTGCAGCAGGGTGACTGGACAGAGATGCAGGGCTCCTGA
- the NT5C3B gene encoding 7-methylguanosine phosphate-specific 5'-nucleotidase produces MAEEVSTLMKATVLMRQPGRVQEIVGALRKGGEDRLQVISDFDMTLSRFAYNGIRCPSSYNILDNSKIISEECRKELKALFHHYYPIEIDPHRTIKEKLPHMVEWWTKAHDLLCQQKIQKFQIAQVVRESNAMLRDGYKTFFNTLSQNNIPLFIFSAGIGDVLEEMIRQRKVFHPNIHIMSNYMEFDEDGFLNGFKGQLIHTYNKNSSVFENSNYFQQLQGKTNILLLGDSMGDLTMADGVPGVENILKIGFLNDKVEERRERYMDSYDIVLERDETLDVVNGLLQHILQQGDWTEMQGS; encoded by the exons ATGGCGGAGGAG GTGAGCACCCTGATGAAGGCCACGGTCCTGATGCGGCAGCCCGGACGGGTGCAGGAGATCGTGGGCGCCCTCCGCAAGGGCGGGGAAGACCGCTTACAG GTCATTTCTGATTTTGACATGACCTTGAGCAGGTTTGCATATAATGGAATACGATGCCCTTCTTCTTACA ACATTCTGGATAACAGCAAGATCATCAGTGAGGAGTGCCGGAAAGAG CTCAAAGCGCTTTTTCACCATTATTACCCAATTGAGATTGACCCACACCGGACCATCAAAGAGAAGTTACCTCACATGGTAGAATG GTGGACCAAAGCACATGACCTCCTGTGTCAACAGAAGATTCAGAAGTTTCAGATAGCCCAGGTGGTAAGAGAGTCCAATGCAATGCTCAG GGATGGATACAAGACATTCTTCAACACCCTTTCACAGAACAACATTccccttttcatcttttctgcGGGCATTGGGGATGTCCTGGAAGAAATGATCCGGCAGAGGAAGGTGTTCCACCCCAACATCCACATCATGTCTAACTACATGGAGTTTGATGAAGAT GGCTTCCTAAACGGATTCAAGGGCCAGCTCATCCATACCTACAACAAGAACAGCTCTGTGTTCGAGAACTCCAATTACTTCCAGCAGCTTCAGGGCAAAACCAACATCCTCCTGCTGGGAGACTCCATGGGGGACCTCACAATGGCTGATGGGGTTCCTGGCGTGGAGAACATTCTCAAGATTGGCTTCCTAAATGACAAG GTGGAGGAGCGGCGGGAGCGCTACATGGACTCATATGACATCGTGCTGGAGAGGGACGAGACGCTGGATGTGGTCAATGGGCTGCTGCAGCACATCCTGCAGCAGGGTGACTGGACAGAGATGCAGGGCTCCTGA
- the KLHL10 gene encoding kelch-like protein 10 (The RefSeq protein has 2 substitutions compared to this genomic sequence) yields MEMESAAASTRFHQPHMERKMSAMACEIFNELRLEGKLCDVVIKVNGFEFNAHKNILCSCSSYFRALFTSGWNNTEKKVYNIPGISPDMMKLIIEYAYTRTVPITPDNVEKLLAAADQFNIMGIVRGCCEFLKSELCLDNCIGICKFTDYYYCPELRQKAYMFILHNFEEMVKVSAEFLELSVTELKDIIEKDELNVKQEDAVFEAILKWISHDPQNRKQHISVLLPKVRLALMHAEYFMNNVKMNDYVKDSEECKPVIINALKAMYDLNMNGPSNSDFTNPLTRPRLPYAILFAIGGWSGGSPTNAIEAYDARADRWVNVTCEEESPRAYHGAAYLKGYVYIIGGFDSVDYFNSVKRFDPVKKTWHQVAPMHSRRCYVSVTVLSNFIYAMGGFDGYVRLNTAERYEPETNQWTLIAPMHEQRSDASATTLYGKVYICGGFNGNECLFTAEVYNAESNQWTVIAPMRSRRSGIGVIAYGEHVYAVGGFDGANRLRSAEAYSPVANTWRTIPTMFNPRSNFGIEVVDDLLFVVGGFNGFTTTFNVECYDEKTDEWYDAHDMSIYSSALSCCVVPGLANVGEYAARRDNFTGLALRDEVKYSASTSTLPV; encoded by the exons ATGGAGATGGAGAGCGCGGCGGCCTCCACACGGTTCCACCAGCCTCACATGGAGAGGAAGATGAGTGCGATGACCTGTGAGATCTTCAACGAGCTTAGGCTAGAGGGCAAGCTCTGCGACGTGGTCATCAAGGTCAATGGCTTTGAGTTCAATGCCCACAAGAACATCCTCTGTAGCTGCAGTTCCTACTTTAG AGCTTTGTTTACAAGTGGCTGGAACAACACTGAAAAGAAAGTATACAACATCCCTGGCATTTCCCCTGACATGATGAAGCTGATTATCGAATACGCATACACCCGGACGGTCCCCATCACACCGGATAATGTGGAGAAACTCTTGGCTGCTGCAGACCAGTTTAACATCATGGGTATTGTCAGGGGTTGCTGTGAGTTCCTCAAGTCGGAGCTGTGCTTGGATAACTGTATCggcatctgcaagttcacggacTACTACTACTGCCCTGAGCTGAGGCAGAAAGCCTACATGTTCATACTGCACAACTTTGAGGAGATGGTCAAAGTCTCAGCAGAGTTTTTAGAGCTCTCAGTCACTGAACTTAAGGATATCATTGAGAAAGATGAGCTCAACGTCAAACAAGAAGATGCTGTATTTGAGGCcattttaaaatggatttctCATGACCCCCAAAATAGGAAGCAGCATATTTCAGTTTTGCTTCCCAAG GTTCGCCTGGCCCTAATGCATGCTGAATATTTCATGAACAATGTTAAAATGAATGACTATGTCAAAGACAGTGAGGAATGCAAGCCAGTCATCATTAATGCCCTGAAGGCCATGTATGACCTAAATATGAATGGACCTTCTAATTCTGATTTCACCAACCCGCTCACCAGGCCCCGCTTGCCCTATGCCATCCTATTTGCAATTGGTGGCTGGAGTGGTGGGAGCCCCACCAATGCCATTGAGGCATATGATGCTCGGGCAGACAGATGGGTGAATGTCACTTGTGAGGAAGAGAGTCCTCGTGCCTACCATGGGGCAGCCTATTTGAAAGGCTATGTTTATATCATTGGGGGGTTCGATAGTGTGGACTATTTCAATAGTGTTAAGCGTTTTGACCCAGTCAAGAAAACCTGGCATCAGGTGGCCCCAATGCACTCGAGGCGTTGCTACGTCAGTGTGACAGTCCTCAGCAATTTTATTTACGCCATGGGAGGCTTTGACGGCTATGTGCGTCTCAACACTGCTGAACGTTATGAGCCAGAGACCAACCAGTGGACACTCATTGCCCCCATGCATGAGCAGAGGAGTGATGCGAGTGCCACAACACTCTACGGAAAG GTCTACATATGTGGTGGGTTTAACGGGAACGAATGCCTGTTTACAGCAGAAGTGTACAACGCTGAGAGTAATCAGTGGACAGTCATAGCACCCATGAGAAGCAGGAGGAGTGGGATAGGTGTAATTGCTTATGGAGAACACGTATATGCG GTAGGCGGCTTTGACGGAGCTAATCGACTTAGGAGTGCAGAAGCCTACAGCCCAGTGGCTAACACCTGGCGCACAATCCCAACTATGTTTAATCCTCGTAGCAATTTTGGCATCGAGGTGGTAGACGACCTCTTGTTTGTGGTGGGTGGTTTTAATGGCTTTACCACCACCTTTAATGTTGAGTGCTATGATGAGAAGACTGACGAGTGGTATGATGCTCATGACATGAGTATATACCGCAGTGCTCTGAGCTGCTGTGTGGTACCAGGGCTGGCCAACGTTGGGGAATATGCAGCTAGACGGGACAACTTCACAGGACTAGCACTGCGAGATGAAGTAAAGTACTCTGCCTCGACAAGTACCCTACCTGTATAA
- the KLHL10 gene encoding kelch-like protein 10 isoform X1, with translation MEMESAAASTRFHQPHMERKMSAMTCEIFNELRLEGKLCDVVIKVNGFEFNAHKNILCSCSSYFSFCLCSRALFTSGWNNTEKKVYNIPGISPDMMKLIIEYAYTRTVPITPDNVEKLLAAADQFNIMGIVRGCCEFLKSELCLDNCIGICKFTDYYYCPELRQKAYMFILHNFEEMVKVSAEFLELSVTELKDIIEKDELNVKQEDAVFEAILKWISHDPQNRKQHISVLLPKVRLALMHAEYFMNNVKMNDYVKDSEECKPVIINALKAMYDLNMNGPSNSDFTNPLTRPRLPYAILFAIGGWSGGSPTNAIEAYDARADRWVNVTCEEESPRAYHGAAYLKGYVYIIGGFDSVDYFNSVKRFDPVKKTWHQVAPMHSRRCYVSVTVLSNFIYAMGGFDGYVRLNTAERYEPETNQWTLIAPMHEQRSDASATTLYGKVYICGGFNGNECLFTAEVYNAESNQWTVIAPMRSRRSGIGVIAYGEHVYAVGGFDGANRLRSAEAYSPVANTWRTIPTMFNPRSNFGIEVVDDLLFVVGGFNGFTTTFNVECYDEKTDEWYDAHDMSIYRSALSCCVVPGLANVGEYAARRDNFTGLALRDEVKYSASTSTLPV, from the exons ATGGAGATGGAGAGCGCGGCGGCCTCCACACGGTTCCACCAGCCTCACATGGAGAGGAAGATGAGTGCGATGACCTGTGAGATCTTCAACGAGCTTAGGCTAGAGGGCAAGCTCTGCGACGTGGTCATCAAGGTCAATGGCTTTGAGTTCAATGCCCACAAGAACATCCTCTGTAGCTGCAGTTCCTACTTTAG TTTTTGTCTCTGTTCCAGAGCTTTGTTTACAAGTGGCTGGAACAACACTGAAAAGAAAGTATACAACATCCCTGGCATTTCCCCTGACATGATGAAGCTGATTATCGAATACGCATACACCCGGACGGTCCCCATCACACCGGATAATGTGGAGAAACTCTTGGCTGCTGCAGACCAGTTTAACATCATGGGTATTGTCAGGGGTTGCTGTGAGTTCCTCAAGTCGGAGCTGTGCTTGGATAACTGTATCggcatctgcaagttcacggacTACTACTACTGCCCTGAGCTGAGGCAGAAAGCCTACATGTTCATACTGCACAACTTTGAGGAGATGGTCAAAGTCTCAGCAGAGTTTTTAGAGCTCTCAGTCACTGAACTTAAGGATATCATTGAGAAAGATGAGCTCAACGTCAAACAAGAAGATGCTGTATTTGAGGCcattttaaaatggatttctCATGACCCCCAAAATAGGAAGCAGCATATTTCAGTTTTGCTTCCCAAG GTTCGCCTGGCCCTAATGCATGCTGAATATTTCATGAACAATGTTAAAATGAATGACTATGTCAAAGACAGTGAGGAATGCAAGCCAGTCATCATTAATGCCCTGAAGGCCATGTATGACCTAAATATGAATGGACCTTCTAATTCTGATTTCACCAACCCGCTCACCAGGCCCCGCTTGCCCTATGCCATCCTATTTGCAATTGGTGGCTGGAGTGGTGGGAGCCCCACCAATGCCATTGAGGCATATGATGCTCGGGCAGACAGATGGGTGAATGTCACTTGTGAGGAAGAGAGTCCTCGTGCCTACCATGGGGCAGCCTATTTGAAAGGCTATGTTTATATCATTGGGGGGTTCGATAGTGTGGACTATTTCAATAGTGTTAAGCGTTTTGACCCAGTCAAGAAAACCTGGCATCAGGTGGCCCCAATGCACTCGAGGCGTTGCTACGTCAGTGTGACAGTCCTCAGCAATTTTATTTACGCCATGGGAGGCTTTGACGGCTATGTGCGTCTCAACACTGCTGAACGTTATGAGCCAGAGACCAACCAGTGGACACTCATTGCCCCCATGCATGAGCAGAGGAGTGATGCGAGTGCCACAACACTCTACGGAAAG GTCTACATATGTGGTGGGTTTAACGGGAACGAATGCCTGTTTACAGCAGAAGTGTACAACGCTGAGAGTAATCAGTGGACAGTCATAGCACCCATGAGAAGCAGGAGGAGTGGGATAGGTGTAATTGCTTATGGAGAACACGTATATGCG GTAGGCGGCTTTGACGGAGCTAATCGACTTAGGAGTGCAGAAGCCTACAGCCCAGTGGCTAACACCTGGCGCACAATCCCAACTATGTTTAATCCTCGTAGCAATTTTGGCATCGAGGTGGTAGACGACCTCTTGTTTGTGGTGGGTGGTTTTAATGGCTTTACCACCACCTTTAATGTTGAGTGCTATGATGAGAAGACTGACGAGTGGTATGATGCTCATGACATGAGTATATACCGCAGTGCTCTGAGCTGCTGTGTGGTACCAGGGCTGGCCAACGTTGGGGAATATGCAGCTAGACGGGACAACTTCACAGGACTAGCACTGCGAGATGAAGTAAAGTACTCTGCCTCGACAAGTACCCTACCTGTATAA
- the KLHL10 gene encoding kelch-like protein 10 isoform X2, protein MMKLIIEYAYTRTVPITPDNVEKLLAAADQFNIMGIVRGCCEFLKSELCLDNCIGICKFTDYYYCPELRQKAYMFILHNFEEMVKVSAEFLELSVTELKDIIEKDELNVKQEDAVFEAILKWISHDPQNRKQHISVLLPKVRLALMHAEYFMNNVKMNDYVKDSEECKPVIINALKAMYDLNMNGPSNSDFTNPLTRPRLPYAILFAIGGWSGGSPTNAIEAYDARADRWVNVTCEEESPRAYHGAAYLKGYVYIIGGFDSVDYFNSVKRFDPVKKTWHQVAPMHSRRCYVSVTVLSNFIYAMGGFDGYVRLNTAERYEPETNQWTLIAPMHEQRSDASATTLYGKVYICGGFNGNECLFTAEVYNAESNQWTVIAPMRSRRSGIGVIAYGEHVYAVGGFDGANRLRSAEAYSPVANTWRTIPTMFNPRSNFGIEVVDDLLFVVGGFNGFTTTFNVECYDEKTDEWYDAHDMSIYRSALSCCVVPGLANVGEYAARRDNFTGLALRDEVKYSASTSTLPV, encoded by the exons ATGATGAAGCTGATTATCGAATACGCATACACCCGGACGGTCCCCATCACACCGGATAATGTGGAGAAACTCTTGGCTGCTGCAGACCAGTTTAACATCATGGGTATTGTCAGGGGTTGCTGTGAGTTCCTCAAGTCGGAGCTGTGCTTGGATAACTGTATCggcatctgcaagttcacggacTACTACTACTGCCCTGAGCTGAGGCAGAAAGCCTACATGTTCATACTGCACAACTTTGAGGAGATGGTCAAAGTCTCAGCAGAGTTTTTAGAGCTCTCAGTCACTGAACTTAAGGATATCATTGAGAAAGATGAGCTCAACGTCAAACAAGAAGATGCTGTATTTGAGGCcattttaaaatggatttctCATGACCCCCAAAATAGGAAGCAGCATATTTCAGTTTTGCTTCCCAAG GTTCGCCTGGCCCTAATGCATGCTGAATATTTCATGAACAATGTTAAAATGAATGACTATGTCAAAGACAGTGAGGAATGCAAGCCAGTCATCATTAATGCCCTGAAGGCCATGTATGACCTAAATATGAATGGACCTTCTAATTCTGATTTCACCAACCCGCTCACCAGGCCCCGCTTGCCCTATGCCATCCTATTTGCAATTGGTGGCTGGAGTGGTGGGAGCCCCACCAATGCCATTGAGGCATATGATGCTCGGGCAGACAGATGGGTGAATGTCACTTGTGAGGAAGAGAGTCCTCGTGCCTACCATGGGGCAGCCTATTTGAAAGGCTATGTTTATATCATTGGGGGGTTCGATAGTGTGGACTATTTCAATAGTGTTAAGCGTTTTGACCCAGTCAAGAAAACCTGGCATCAGGTGGCCCCAATGCACTCGAGGCGTTGCTACGTCAGTGTGACAGTCCTCAGCAATTTTATTTACGCCATGGGAGGCTTTGACGGCTATGTGCGTCTCAACACTGCTGAACGTTATGAGCCAGAGACCAACCAGTGGACACTCATTGCCCCCATGCATGAGCAGAGGAGTGATGCGAGTGCCACAACACTCTACGGAAAG GTCTACATATGTGGTGGGTTTAACGGGAACGAATGCCTGTTTACAGCAGAAGTGTACAACGCTGAGAGTAATCAGTGGACAGTCATAGCACCCATGAGAAGCAGGAGGAGTGGGATAGGTGTAATTGCTTATGGAGAACACGTATATGCG GTAGGCGGCTTTGACGGAGCTAATCGACTTAGGAGTGCAGAAGCCTACAGCCCAGTGGCTAACACCTGGCGCACAATCCCAACTATGTTTAATCCTCGTAGCAATTTTGGCATCGAGGTGGTAGACGACCTCTTGTTTGTGGTGGGTGGTTTTAATGGCTTTACCACCACCTTTAATGTTGAGTGCTATGATGAGAAGACTGACGAGTGGTATGATGCTCATGACATGAGTATATACCGCAGTGCTCTGAGCTGCTGTGTGGTACCAGGGCTGGCCAACGTTGGGGAATATGCAGCTAGACGGGACAACTTCACAGGACTAGCACTGCGAGATGAAGTAAAGTACTCTGCCTCGACAAGTACCCTACCTGTATAA